One window from the genome of Chroococcidiopsis sp. TS-821 encodes:
- a CDS encoding radical SAM protein: MTASLFANERLLFNPATPDSNAIRTIFAFPNEYSVGITSLGYQVVWATLAMRSDVQVSRLFTDIHEQLPRDPELLGFSVSWELDYVNILNLLESLEIPIRANVRRNSDPLVFGGGSVLTANPEPFADFFDVILLGDGENLLGNFIAAYKEVRNCDRPTQLQHLAQVPGVYIPSLYAVTYQDLTGEIQSIEPLAAIPSVVEKQTYRGNTLSASTVVTEKAAWENIYMVEVVRSCPEMCRFCLASYLTLPFRTASVEGSLIPAIERGLAVTDRIGLLGASVTQHPEFDALLEYLSKPEYDHIRLSIASVRTNTVTEKLAQLLAKRDTRSLTIAVESGSERLRRIINKKLDNDAIIQAAVNAKAGGLSGLKLYGMVGVPGEEMTDLEQTVTMMKSLKKAAPGLRLTLGCSTFVPKAHTPFQWYGVNRQAEKRLQFLQKQLKPQGIDFRPESYNWSVIQALISRGDRRLSQLLELTRHYGDSLGSYRRAFKALRGQIPDLDFYVYSDWSRDRVLPWSHIQGSLTQATLLKHLAAAEAEMNAVGQEAQLVEC, from the coding sequence GTGACTGCCTCCTTGTTTGCCAACGAACGCCTTTTATTTAATCCAGCAACTCCAGATAGTAACGCGATTCGTACGATTTTTGCTTTTCCTAATGAATACAGCGTGGGAATCACTAGCTTAGGCTATCAAGTCGTGTGGGCAACTTTAGCAATGCGGTCAGATGTGCAGGTAAGCCGTTTGTTTACCGATATTCACGAACAATTACCACGCGATCCTGAGTTACTTGGTTTTTCCGTGTCTTGGGAACTTGATTACGTTAACATTCTCAATTTACTTGAATCTTTAGAAATTCCGATTCGGGCAAATGTACGTCGCAACAGCGATCCCCTAGTGTTTGGCGGTGGTTCAGTATTAACAGCAAACCCAGAACCTTTTGCAGATTTTTTTGATGTTATTTTGCTTGGCGATGGGGAAAATTTACTAGGAAATTTTATTGCTGCTTATAAAGAAGTGCGCAATTGCGATCGCCCAACTCAGTTACAACATTTGGCACAAGTTCCAGGGGTTTATATCCCTAGTTTGTACGCAGTAACTTATCAAGATCTTACAGGCGAAATTCAGTCAATTGAACCACTAGCAGCAATTCCCAGCGTTGTCGAAAAGCAAACTTATCGCGGTAATACGTTATCTGCATCGACGGTAGTCACGGAAAAAGCCGCGTGGGAAAATATCTACATGGTGGAGGTGGTACGCAGTTGTCCCGAAATGTGCCGCTTTTGCTTGGCAAGTTACTTGACACTTCCGTTTCGGACAGCGAGTGTTGAGGGGTCGTTGATTCCAGCGATTGAACGCGGTTTAGCTGTTACGGATCGCATTGGTTTATTAGGCGCGTCGGTAACTCAGCACCCAGAGTTTGATGCTTTGTTAGAGTACTTGAGTAAGCCAGAATACGACCATATCCGTTTAAGTATCGCTTCGGTGCGCACAAATACCGTAACGGAAAAACTGGCGCAATTGTTAGCAAAACGTGACACGCGATCGCTGACCATCGCGGTCGAAAGTGGTTCAGAACGCTTGCGGCGGATTATCAATAAAAAACTCGATAATGATGCAATTATTCAAGCTGCGGTTAATGCCAAAGCTGGAGGGTTAAGTGGTTTAAAACTTTACGGGATGGTGGGAGTTCCTGGCGAAGAAATGACCGATCTCGAACAAACTGTCACGATGATGAAATCGCTGAAAAAAGCTGCCCCAGGATTGCGGTTAACGTTGGGATGCAGTACGTTTGTTCCGAAAGCGCATACGCCGTTTCAGTGGTATGGAGTCAACCGCCAAGCTGAGAAGCGATTGCAGTTTTTGCAAAAGCAACTTAAGCCCCAAGGAATTGATTTTCGACCAGAAAGTTACAATTGGTCGGTGATTCAGGCTTTGATATCGCGGGGCGATCGCCGTTTATCACAACTATTAGAGTTGACGCGGCACTATGGTGACTCGCTGGGAAGTTACCGACGGGCATTTAAAGCATTACGCGGGCAGATTCCTGATTTGGATTTTTACGTGTATAGCGATTGGTCGCGCGATCGGGTTTTACCTTGGAGTCACATTCAAGGCTCGCTTACACAGGCAACTTTGTTGAAGCATCTAGCGGCGGCTGAAGCTGAGATGAATGCTGTAGGTCAAGAGGCTCAGTTGGTGGAGTGTTGA
- a CDS encoding SemiSWEET transporter: MDSVTILGLIAGTLTTIAFLPQLFKTWRSKSAKDVSLGMLMIFSTGVFLWLIYGMYLQALPIILANLITLIFNLIILGLKIRYR; encoded by the coding sequence ATGGATTCTGTCACAATTTTAGGACTAATAGCCGGAACATTAACGACGATTGCCTTTTTACCACAATTATTTAAAACTTGGCGTTCTAAATCAGCTAAAGACGTTTCTTTAGGGATGTTAATGATATTTTCTACTGGCGTATTTTTGTGGTTAATTTATGGAATGTATCTGCAAGCATTACCGATTATTCTTGCTAACTTAATTACGCTCATTTTTAACTTAATAATTCTAGGGCTTAAAATAAGATATAGATAA
- a CDS encoding alpha/beta fold hydrolase, whose protein sequence is MPIDKPDFILYAQHGWADTGSAIASLANRLATPKTLVVAPSLGFINTWLQIDPLIAAVEAIAIETNSRYPDVPIRIIGHSMGGLIWLEVLNRHPEWWSRVESLVLVASPVGGADLARLLDPLSLGVGIARDLGKNRRKIAEAIALAIPTLVIAGDFDNGSDGTIPIGSTKFRNAQFVLLPGLSHAIMRHHSDVATVIQDFWASEKTLSDISEPELTDLLIQRLQLVSGITDAHHRDFSKAQVCFTLENGISICTWKNLLGIDHVFVSCPDGKCLYSGFVGWLHSEDLRQALQEIEREFIKKGRR, encoded by the coding sequence ATGCCAATTGATAAACCAGATTTTATTCTTTATGCGCAGCATGGATGGGCGGACACAGGTAGCGCGATCGCATCATTAGCAAATCGTCTGGCAACTCCGAAAACACTTGTTGTCGCCCCAAGCTTGGGCTTTATCAATACTTGGTTGCAAATTGACCCTTTAATTGCAGCAGTCGAAGCAATCGCGATTGAAACAAACTCGCGCTATCCAGACGTACCAATCCGCATTATTGGTCACTCGATGGGAGGATTAATTTGGCTTGAAGTTCTCAACCGTCATCCCGAATGGTGGTCAAGAGTAGAATCATTAGTGTTGGTTGCGTCACCTGTCGGAGGTGCAGACTTAGCAAGATTACTCGATCCTCTGAGTTTGGGAGTAGGTATTGCACGCGACCTAGGCAAAAATCGCCGCAAAATTGCCGAAGCGATCGCTCTCGCGATCCCCACGTTAGTCATTGCTGGAGATTTTGACAATGGTAGCGATGGCACAATTCCGATAGGTTCAACAAAATTTCGTAATGCCCAGTTTGTCTTACTTCCTGGCTTATCGCACGCAATTATGCGCCATCACTCGGATGTTGCAACTGTCATTCAAGATTTTTGGGCTAGCGAGAAAACACTAAGCGATATTTCCGAACCTGAACTAACTGACTTACTGATTCAGCGTTTGCAACTCGTTTCTGGAATCACGGATGCGCATCATCGCGACTTTAGCAAAGCGCAAGTTTGCTTTACTTTAGAGAATGGTATTTCTATTTGCACGTGGAAAAACTTGTTAGGAATAGATCATGTCTTTGTCAGTTGTCCTGATGGTAAGTGTCTCTACAGTGGCTTTGTTGGTTGGCTTCACTCAGAAGATCTACGTCAAGCGCTTCAAGAAATAGAACGAGAATTTATAAAAAAAGGCAGAAGGTAG
- the aroC gene encoding chorismate synthase — protein MGNTFGRLFRVTTFGESHGGGVGVVIDGCPPRLEISAAEIQQELDRRRPGQSKITTPRKEADTCEILSGVFEGKTLGTPIAILVRNKDTRPQDYDEMAQKYRPSHADATYDAKYGIRNWQGGGRSSARETIGRVAAGAIAKKILFAVAGVEIVGYVKRIKDLEGVIDPNTVTTAQVESNIVRCPDGECAERMIEYIEQIGRQGDSIGGVVECVARNVPKGLGEPVFDKLEADLAKGVMSLPASKGFEIGSGFAGTLLTGSEHNDEFYTDERGEVRTRTNRSGGIQGGISNGENIILRVAFKPTATIRKEQRTVTREGEETLLAAKGRHDPCVLPRAVPMVEAMVALVLCDHLLRHQGQCKVLTH, from the coding sequence ATGGGTAATACTTTTGGACGATTATTTCGGGTAACAACCTTTGGCGAATCTCACGGAGGTGGCGTTGGGGTAGTGATTGATGGTTGTCCGCCGCGCCTAGAAATTTCCGCCGCAGAAATTCAGCAAGAACTCGACCGCAGACGCCCAGGTCAAAGCAAAATTACCACACCGCGCAAAGAAGCAGATACGTGCGAAATTCTATCGGGAGTATTTGAAGGCAAAACCTTGGGAACGCCGATCGCAATTTTGGTACGCAACAAAGACACTCGCCCGCAAGATTACGATGAAATGGCGCAAAAGTACCGTCCATCACACGCGGATGCGACTTATGATGCGAAATACGGTATTCGTAACTGGCAAGGTGGTGGTCGATCTTCTGCTCGCGAAACGATTGGGAGAGTAGCCGCGGGTGCGATCGCTAAAAAAATTCTGTTTGCGGTAGCTGGTGTCGAAATTGTTGGTTACGTCAAACGTATCAAAGATTTAGAAGGAGTTATCGATCCCAATACGGTGACAACTGCACAAGTTGAAAGTAATATTGTCCGCTGTCCTGATGGTGAATGCGCTGAACGCATGATTGAATACATCGAACAAATTGGGCGTCAGGGAGATTCAATCGGTGGAGTTGTGGAATGCGTAGCGCGAAACGTCCCCAAAGGTTTAGGAGAACCTGTATTTGACAAACTAGAAGCCGATCTTGCCAAAGGCGTGATGTCTTTACCTGCTTCTAAAGGTTTTGAAATCGGTTCGGGTTTTGCTGGTACGTTACTCACAGGTAGCGAACACAATGATGAATTTTACACCGACGAACGCGGCGAAGTGCGTACTCGAACAAATCGTTCAGGAGGGATTCAGGGAGGAATTTCTAATGGAGAAAATATTATTTTGCGAGTAGCGTTTAAACCAACGGCGACAATTCGCAAGGAACAGCGTACAGTCACCCGTGAAGGCGAAGAAACGCTATTAGCCGCTAAAGGAAGACACGATCCCTGTGTGCTACCCCGTGCTGTACCTATGGTAGAAGCTATGGTAGCTTTGGTATTGTGCGATCATCTATTACGGCATCAAGGACAATGTAAGGTGTTAACTCATTAG
- a CDS encoding cell division protein FtsQ/DivIB → MTSVESVSRSDLEQRRKMLRTHRRLKMVQAAWQTLVAGGILGGLVWATTQPIWVLRESSQVTIEGNQLLATQAIKSLLPITYPQSLLRIQPEAIATTLESQPTIANANVTRELFPPGLHVQVSERIPVAIAYIKPPQTITTDAQANMGFVDAQGVWIPFQTYAAQSSNLKLPQLRVIGPWERYQSYWASLYQSVSRSPVKITEVDCQDPTNIILKTELGIVHLGAYTSRLNQQLRVLDQMRQLPQQLNPSQIAYIDLSNPDAPTVQMNHVETVNPDTPQ, encoded by the coding sequence ATGACCAGCGTCGAATCAGTTTCTCGCTCAGATTTAGAGCAAAGACGAAAAATGTTGCGGACTCACAGACGCCTCAAAATGGTACAGGCTGCGTGGCAAACTTTGGTAGCTGGCGGAATCCTCGGTGGCTTAGTTTGGGCGACGACTCAACCTATTTGGGTATTGCGCGAGTCGAGTCAAGTGACAATCGAAGGAAACCAACTCCTAGCAACACAAGCAATTAAGTCACTGCTACCTATTACCTACCCACAGTCACTATTGCGAATTCAACCCGAAGCGATCGCAACGACACTAGAATCGCAACCTACGATCGCAAATGCGAATGTCACGCGCGAATTGTTTCCCCCAGGTTTACACGTCCAAGTTAGCGAAAGAATTCCGGTGGCGATCGCCTACATTAAACCACCCCAAACTATAACAACCGACGCGCAAGCTAATATGGGATTTGTCGATGCTCAGGGAGTGTGGATTCCTTTTCAAACTTATGCTGCCCAATCTTCAAATTTGAAACTGCCACAGTTAAGAGTCATTGGTCCTTGGGAGCGCTATCAATCTTATTGGGCTTCTCTATATCAAAGTGTTAGTCGTAGTCCAGTCAAAATTACTGAAGTCGACTGTCAAGATCCTACTAATATTATTCTTAAAACTGAATTAGGAATCGTGCATCTTGGTGCCTATACTTCGAGACTAAACCAGCAGCTACGAGTCCTCGATCAAATGCGGCAACTTCCTCAACAATTAAATCCTAGTCAAATTGCTTACATTGATCTTTCCAATCCCGATGCTCCTACAGTACAAATGAACCACGTAGAAACGGTTAATCCTGATACTCCACAATAG
- the ftsZ gene encoding cell division protein FtsZ: MVLNSKRERSDQSSQSAGQPSYSLTVNSNNPFNSSGIHFGQNYDSKGVPEPDSQFDDIVPGRVANIKVIGVGGGGGNAVNRMIASEVSGIEFWSINTDAQALTNTSANRRLQIGQKLTRGLGAGGNPAIGQKAAEESREEIAAALENADLVFITAGMGGGTGTGAAPIVAEVAKELGALTVGVITRPFMFEGRRRTAQAEQGIEALQSRVDTLIVIPNDKLLSVISEQTPVQEAFRIADDILRQGVQGISDIITIPGLVNVDFADVRAIMADAGSALMGIGIGSGKSRAREAANAAISSPLLESSIEGAKGVVFNITGGHDLTLHEVNAAAETIYEVVDPNANIIFGAVIDEKLQGEIRITVIATGFSTETTAESQASARVISKPQPQATPSAPSSPTIEIETVEKPGLDIPEFLQRRRNPRS, from the coding sequence ATGGTGCTTAATAGTAAAAGAGAGCGTAGCGATCAAAGCTCACAATCTGCAGGACAGCCAAGCTATTCACTGACTGTCAACTCGAACAACCCTTTTAACTCTTCAGGAATTCATTTTGGGCAGAATTACGATTCCAAAGGAGTTCCTGAACCAGACAGTCAATTCGATGATATTGTGCCAGGTCGAGTTGCCAATATTAAAGTTATTGGTGTTGGTGGAGGAGGTGGCAATGCAGTTAACCGGATGATTGCTAGCGAAGTGAGCGGTATTGAGTTTTGGTCAATCAATACAGATGCTCAGGCTTTAACAAATACATCAGCAAATCGGCGGTTACAAATTGGACAAAAGCTAACGCGCGGTCTAGGCGCAGGTGGTAATCCGGCGATTGGTCAAAAAGCTGCTGAAGAATCACGCGAGGAAATTGCTGCAGCTTTAGAAAATGCTGACCTTGTATTTATTACTGCAGGTATGGGCGGTGGGACAGGAACTGGTGCAGCACCAATCGTAGCAGAAGTCGCAAAAGAATTAGGCGCACTGACTGTTGGAGTGATTACGCGTCCTTTTATGTTTGAAGGGCGGCGGCGTACTGCACAAGCTGAACAGGGGATCGAGGCACTGCAAAGCCGCGTCGATACGCTAATTGTCATCCCCAACGATAAACTGCTATCTGTTATTTCAGAGCAAACGCCGGTACAAGAAGCTTTTCGGATTGCGGATGATATCCTCCGGCAGGGCGTACAAGGAATTTCTGATATTATCACCATCCCAGGGTTAGTAAACGTTGACTTTGCAGATGTCCGCGCCATTATGGCAGACGCAGGTTCAGCGTTGATGGGAATTGGCATTGGTTCTGGCAAATCGCGCGCTAGAGAAGCCGCAAACGCAGCAATTTCGTCGCCGCTTCTCGAATCATCAATCGAGGGAGCCAAAGGCGTCGTTTTTAATATTACTGGCGGTCACGATTTAACTTTACACGAAGTCAATGCCGCAGCGGAAACAATTTATGAAGTCGTAGACCCCAACGCCAATATTATTTTTGGTGCCGTTATTGACGAAAAACTACAAGGTGAAATACGAATTACAGTAATTGCTACAGGATTTTCTACAGAAACTACCGCTGAATCACAAGCAAGTGCGCGAGTCATCTCCAAGCCGCAACCACAAGCTACACCAAGTGCGCCATCTTCTCCCACAATTGAGATAGAAACTGTAGAAAAGCCAGGTTTAGATATTCCTGAGTTTCTTCAAAGAAGGCGCAATCCTCGGTCTTGA
- the gshB gene encoding glutathione synthase — translation MKLAFIIDPIAQLDPGHDTSIALMEAAQALGHAVWITQANLLSVVAGKAWAVLERVQLKPVQLVQGRWVAENPWFELSDRTFAPLESMDAVFMRTDPPVTVSYLYATYILDYIDPAKTLVINDPQGIRAANEKMYALQFTDWIPETIVSSDKQTIREFVEAQGAAILKPLGNKAGEGILYLEASDRNFNSMVELSTLQGSVPVMVQTYLPAAKEGDKRIILLDGKPIGALNRLSSGNEFRNNMAAGGTVAQIGITEREQSMCADIAKKLHQDGLYFVGIDVIGGYLTEVNVTSPTGIREIDRLEDIRLGEQVIQWLELKAVGA, via the coding sequence ATGAAACTTGCCTTTATTATTGATCCCATTGCGCAGCTCGATCCAGGGCACGACACGAGTATCGCTTTGATGGAAGCCGCACAAGCCCTCGGTCATGCGGTTTGGATAACGCAAGCAAATCTTTTGAGTGTCGTAGCAGGTAAAGCTTGGGCTGTGTTAGAACGAGTGCAGCTAAAACCTGTACAACTCGTGCAAGGACGGTGGGTTGCGGAAAATCCTTGGTTTGAGTTGAGCGATCGCACTTTCGCACCCTTAGAAAGCATGGACGCTGTTTTCATGCGCACCGATCCGCCGGTAACGGTTTCCTACCTGTATGCGACGTATATTTTAGATTACATCGATCCTGCCAAAACTTTAGTGATCAACGATCCCCAAGGAATCAGAGCCGCCAATGAAAAGATGTACGCGCTACAATTTACTGACTGGATTCCAGAGACAATTGTTAGTTCTGACAAACAAACAATTCGCGAGTTTGTCGAGGCACAAGGTGCAGCAATTCTTAAGCCTTTGGGAAACAAAGCAGGAGAAGGAATTCTCTATTTAGAAGCTAGCGATCGCAATTTTAACTCGATGGTTGAGTTGAGTACCTTGCAAGGCAGCGTACCCGTTATGGTACAAACTTACCTACCTGCTGCCAAAGAAGGTGATAAAAGAATTATTCTCCTTGATGGTAAACCCATAGGCGCGCTCAATCGACTGTCTTCAGGAAATGAGTTTCGCAACAATATGGCAGCAGGCGGAACTGTGGCTCAAATTGGCATCACTGAGCGCGAGCAATCAATGTGCGCCGATATCGCGAAGAAATTGCACCAAGACGGCTTGTATTTTGTGGGAATCGATGTGATTGGCGGTTACCTCACCGAAGTCAACGTCACAAGTCCCACAGGTATTCGGGAAATCGATCGCCTAGAAGACATTCGCTTGGGCGAACAGGTCATTCAGTGGCTGGAGTTAAAAGCGGTGGGGGCGTAG
- the grxC gene encoding glutaredoxin 3 yields the protein MKPNIEIYTWSRCPFCIRAKALLKEKGVEFTEYVIDGDEVARSQMAKRANGRRSVPQIFINNNHIGGCDDLYELEFQGKLDQLLAA from the coding sequence ATGAAGCCTAACATCGAAATTTATACCTGGAGCCGATGCCCTTTTTGTATTCGCGCTAAAGCTTTACTCAAAGAGAAAGGCGTTGAGTTTACAGAATACGTGATTGATGGTGACGAGGTAGCGCGATCGCAAATGGCAAAACGCGCGAATGGTAGACGTTCGGTACCGCAAATTTTCATTAATAATAACCATATCGGCGGCTGTGACGATTTGTACGAATTGGAATTTCAAGGCAAGCTCGATCAACTACTAGCAGCGTAA
- the rsgA gene encoding small ribosomal subunit biogenesis GTPase RsgA has protein sequence MSNEVTSNERLNDADAPLRGTVLAVQANYYRVRLNPSPHSPHPSPLLLCTRRARLKKLGQQVMVGDRVEIVEPDWAGGRGAIAGVLPRTSQLDRPPIANAEQILLVFALAEPPLEPYQLSRFLVKAESTGLEVRLCLNKSDLLTSEQQQQWRDRLQQWGYQPVLISVRDGSGISEVRNLLKARISAVAGPSGVGKSSLINALIPTVHLRTSEVSGKLSRGRHTTRHVELFTLPDGGLLADTPGFNQPDLTCRPPELANYFPEARQRLAQQSCQFSDCLHRDEPNCAVRGDWERYEHYLVFLEEAIAHQEQINQQADPESSVKLKTKRGKRQYEPKLETKYRRHSRRTQHQALEQLYQEAEES, from the coding sequence ATGAGCAACGAAGTGACATCGAACGAGAGGCTTAATGACGCTGATGCACCGTTAAGAGGTACAGTCCTAGCCGTCCAAGCTAACTACTATCGAGTCCGCCTAAATCCCTCACCCCACTCTCCGCACCCCTCACCCCTTTTGTTATGTACGCGGCGGGCGCGGTTAAAAAAACTAGGGCAGCAAGTTATGGTAGGCGATCGCGTCGAAATTGTAGAACCTGATTGGGCGGGTGGTAGAGGCGCAATTGCCGGAGTTTTACCGCGAACATCACAATTAGATCGTCCGCCAATTGCGAATGCCGAACAAATTCTTTTAGTTTTTGCTTTGGCAGAACCACCCTTAGAACCCTACCAACTGAGTCGCTTTTTGGTCAAAGCCGAGTCTACAGGACTCGAAGTGCGTTTGTGTTTAAACAAAAGCGATCTACTGACATCAGAACAACAGCAACAATGGCGCGATCGCCTACAGCAATGGGGCTATCAACCCGTGTTGATCAGCGTACGTGATGGAAGTGGTATTTCAGAAGTTCGCAATCTGCTCAAAGCGCGCATTTCCGCGGTGGCTGGACCTTCGGGAGTGGGAAAGTCGAGTTTAATCAATGCCTTGATTCCTACAGTGCACCTGCGAACCAGTGAAGTTTCTGGAAAGCTAAGTCGCGGGCGGCACACGACTCGTCACGTAGAACTTTTTACCCTACCCGACGGTGGATTACTGGCAGATACTCCTGGGTTCAATCAACCGGATTTAACTTGTCGCCCACCCGAGTTAGCAAATTATTTTCCAGAAGCCCGACAGCGACTAGCACAACAAAGTTGTCAATTTAGCGATTGTTTGCACCGCGATGAGCCTAATTGTGCAGTGCGCGGTGATTGGGAACGATACGAGCATTATTTGGTTTTTCTAGAAGAGGCGATCGCCCACCAAGAACAAATCAATCAGCAAGCTGACCCTGAGTCGAGTGTGAAACTGAAAACAAAGCGCGGTAAAAGACAATACGAACCCAAGCTAGAAACAAAATATCGACGGCATTCGCGGCGGACTCAACATCAAGCGCTAGAGCAACTCTATCAAGAAGCCGAGGAGTCGTAG
- a CDS encoding sulfurtransferase TusA family protein, with product MNQTALSQPHAQLDLRGTPCPLNFVRTKLRLEKMPPGSCLEVWLDPGEPIEQVPDSLTMAGYPVEQIAERNGYFALFVRRPGDASASDQRSVGGQE from the coding sequence ATGAATCAAACGGCGCTATCTCAACCGCACGCGCAACTCGATTTGCGCGGGACTCCTTGTCCGCTAAACTTTGTTCGGACAAAGTTGCGCTTGGAAAAAATGCCGCCAGGGTCGTGCTTAGAAGTGTGGTTAGATCCTGGCGAGCCGATTGAGCAGGTTCCTGACAGTCTAACGATGGCAGGTTATCCAGTTGAACAGATCGCGGAACGCAATGGCTATTTCGCCCTATTCGTTCGGCGTCCAGGTGATGCCAGTGCGAGCGATCAGCGGTCAGTGGGAGGTCAGGAATGA
- the dnaJ gene encoding molecular chaperone DnaJ: MARDYYEILGVSRNADKEEIKRAYRRLARKYHPDVNKEAGAEERFKEINRAYEVLSEPETRARYDRFGEAGVAGGVGVGGFQDMGDMGGFADLFESFFSGFAGAGQTRSRRSGPVRGDDLRLDLKLEFREAVFGGEKEIRISHLETCEVCNGSGAKPGTRPRSCSTCSGSGQVRRVTRTPFGSFTQVSTCPTCNGTGQTIEEKCDACEGNGVRQVTKKLKITIPAGVDNGTRLRISGEGDAGQRGGPPGDLYVYLFVNEDAEFQREGINILSEVKISYLQAILGCRIQVNTVDGPQELVIPAGTQPNTVITLENHGVPRLGNPVSRGDHLITILIDIPTKITTEERELLEKLAKIKGDRTGKGGLEGFLGNLFQR, encoded by the coding sequence ATGGCCCGCGACTACTACGAAATTTTAGGTGTTTCTCGTAACGCCGACAAAGAAGAAATCAAGCGCGCCTATCGGCGATTAGCCCGCAAGTATCACCCAGATGTGAACAAAGAAGCGGGAGCAGAGGAGCGCTTTAAAGAAATTAATCGGGCTTACGAAGTGCTTTCTGAACCCGAAACCCGCGCGCGTTACGATCGCTTTGGCGAAGCTGGTGTTGCCGGTGGAGTTGGAGTTGGCGGATTCCAAGATATGGGCGACATGGGCGGCTTTGCCGATTTGTTTGAAAGTTTCTTTAGCGGTTTTGCCGGTGCAGGACAAACGCGATCGCGGCGTAGTGGTCCGGTTCGCGGTGACGATCTGCGGCTGGATCTCAAACTAGAGTTTCGCGAAGCTGTTTTTGGTGGCGAAAAAGAAATCCGCATTTCGCACTTGGAAACGTGTGAAGTTTGTAATGGTTCGGGAGCAAAACCAGGAACTCGACCCCGTAGTTGTTCAACGTGTAGTGGTTCAGGTCAAGTGCGGCGCGTAACGCGTACGCCATTTGGTAGTTTTACGCAAGTGTCAACGTGTCCTACGTGTAATGGCACAGGACAGACGATCGAAGAAAAGTGCGATGCTTGTGAAGGGAATGGCGTCCGCCAAGTTACTAAGAAACTAAAAATTACAATTCCGGCTGGGGTAGACAACGGGACGCGGTTGCGGATCTCTGGTGAAGGCGATGCTGGTCAGCGCGGCGGGCCTCCGGGAGATTTATACGTTTATTTATTTGTAAATGAAGATGCAGAATTTCAGCGCGAAGGCATCAACATTCTCTCAGAGGTCAAAATTAGCTATCTCCAAGCAATTTTGGGCTGTCGAATACAGGTAAATACGGTTGATGGACCGCAAGAACTCGTCATACCAGCAGGAACGCAACCGAATACGGTAATTACACTAGAAAATCATGGTGTCCCGCGCTTAGGTAATCCCGTAAGTCGCGGCGATCATTTGATTACAATTTTGATTGACATTCCTACGAAGATTACGACAGAAGAAAGAGAACTCTTGGAAAAATTAGCTAAAATTAAGGGCGATCGCACTGGTAAAGGTGGTCTAGAAGGGTTTTTAGGAAATCTGTTCCAGCGATGA